A part of Aegilops tauschii subsp. strangulata cultivar AL8/78 chromosome 2, Aet v6.0, whole genome shotgun sequence genomic DNA contains:
- the LOC141041897 gene encoding desmethyl-deoxy-podophyllotoxin synthase-like, with translation MVVSSAEAVAQVMKTNDAACFNRRTTGLQDIIGFGGQGVIFAAYGDHWRQMRKVCVMELLSPKQVRRMEGIRTEKVGDLVRSIASSAGTATINISKKVAALSNDIVTRAVFCGKFVRQEEYLRLVDEIMDLMGGLPRRPLPVIVAGSAGDSFIILLAQMPVRCNGRQKPHFTNAMAHVKDMMT, from the exons ATGGTGGTCTCCAGCGCCGAGGCGGTGGCGCAGGTGATGAAGACCAATGACGCCGCGTGCTTCAACCGGCGGACAACCGGGTTGCAGGACATCATCGGCTTCGGCGGCCAGGGCGTCATCTTCGCCGCCTACGGTGACCACTGGCGCCAGATGCGGAAGGTTTGCGTCATGGAGCTTCTCAGCCCCAAGCAAGTGAGGCGCATGGAGGGCATCAGGACTGAGAAGGTGGGCGACCTTGTCCGCTCCATCGCGTCCTCGGCCGGCACCGCAACCATCAACATTAGCAAGAAGGTGGCAGCGCTCAGCAACGACATCGTGACGCGGGCCGTGTTCTGCGGCAAATTCGTGCGGCAGGAGGAGTACCTCCGCCTGGTCGATGAGATCATggatctcatgggaggtctgccTCGTCGACCTCTTCCCGTCATCGTGGCTG GGAGTGCTGGTGATTCTTTTATCATACtactagcacaaatgcccgtgcgttgcaatgggagaCAAAAACCTCACTTCACTAATGCAATGGCTCACGTCAAAGACATGATGACATGA
- the LOC141041973 gene encoding uncharacterized protein — MYFTAKNLKQYFQEHVATMVNTVPLGEIIGCQDASGRVAKWALEQAGHTILYEPRTTIKSHALADFLVDWTETQYLPPPSDSTHWHMHFDGSKMRLGLGAGIVLSSPKGDRLKYALQIHFTTSNNVAKYEALVHGLRLAKELGIRRILCYGD, encoded by the coding sequence atgtacttcaccgccaagaatTTGAAGCAATACTTCCAAGAGCACGTTGCTACCATGGTCAACACGGTCCCTCTCGGCGAGATCATCGGGTGCCAGGATGCCTCTGGCCGGGTCGCCAAGTGGGCGCTCGAGCAagccggccacaccatcctctacgagcctCGCACTACGATCAAGTCCCATGCTTtagccgacttcctcgtcgactggaccgagacccagtacctgccgccgccGTCGGACTCAACGCACTGGCacatgcactttgatggctcgaaGATGCGTCTCGGCCTAGGGGCCGGCATTGTGCTGTCCTCCCCGAAGGGCGACCGGCTCAAATACGCGCTCCAGATCCACTTCAccacctccaacaacgtcgccaaATACGAAGCTCTTGTGCATGGCCTCCGGCttgccaaagaactcggcatccGACGCATCCTATGCTATGGCGACTAG